From Flavobacterium sp. 102, a single genomic window includes:
- a CDS encoding RNA methyltransferase translates to MRKLENKELERKSVADFKEAEKTPITIILDDIRSLHNIGSVFRTADAFLIEKIYLCGITAIPPHKEIHKTALGATETVAWEYHKEVTHVIENLKKDNFEVFAIEQVENAVFLQDFAIEKRKKYALVFGNEVYGVSQKAIELCDGSIEIPQIGTKHSLNISVSAGIVVWDLFQKMKF, encoded by the coding sequence ATGCGAAAGCTTGAAAATAAAGAGTTAGAACGAAAATCAGTCGCCGACTTTAAGGAAGCCGAAAAAACACCTATCACAATCATTCTTGATGACATCAGAAGTCTACACAACATTGGTTCAGTTTTCAGAACCGCTGATGCTTTTCTGATTGAAAAAATATACCTCTGTGGCATTACCGCCATTCCTCCTCACAAAGAAATTCACAAAACAGCCTTGGGTGCTACAGAAACAGTTGCTTGGGAATATCATAAAGAAGTAACTCACGTAATTGAAAATTTAAAAAAAGACAACTTCGAAGTCTTTGCTATTGAACAAGTAGAAAATGCTGTTTTTTTACAAGATTTTGCCATAGAAAAAAGAAAAAAATATGCTTTGGTTTTCGGCAATGAAGTCTATGGTGTATCTCAAAAAGCAATTGAGCTTTGTGATGGTTCAATTGAGATTCCGCAAATAGGAACTAAACATTCTTTAAACATATCTGTTAGTGCCGGAATTGTCGTTTGGGATTTGTTCCAAAAAATGAAGTTTTAA
- a CDS encoding S46 family peptidase — protein MKLLRLLLLLLVFQVQAQQGGMWIPSLLKGMNESEMKNLGMKISAEDIYSVNKSSLKDAVPHFDGGCTAEVISDKGLILTNHHCGYDNIQSHSTVEHDYLTNGFWAYKMEEELPNKDLFVTFIIRIDDVTEKVLSGVASLTSEADKQKKIKDNIAELSKTSPKESWQENSIKTFYDGNQYILFVTETFRDVRLVGAPPSSIGKFGSDTDNWVWPRHTGDFSLFRIYADKNNRPTTYAADNVPYKPKYFFPISINGLKENDFTMVLGFPGTTREYLPAVAVEQIVNTLNPAKIEVRDATLKVQNEFMRKDKAIKIQYAAKNSSISNAWKKWIGESKGLKKANAVAAKRQFEVDFQKKVIAAGKQGEYGNLLADFEKNYTEINDYALARDVFTEVALRNTEILNLGYKLYQLEQIYNTKGEQSFNDRRNNLINGLGDFYKDYNTTIDEKVFEKTIGIYANTYPKQFLPSTFENINAAVLANEVFTQSQLVTYEKVKVLLTGDSKTVLESLNKDKGFQVVKIMADNYLKTVAPKYDEINLRITATQRTYMKAILELSKKSDRIFPDANSTFRVTYGKIKGYKPNDGVIYEPFTYLDGVIEKYIPGDYEFDVPQKLIDLYNTKNYGNYGVKGKMPVAFIATNHTTGGNSGSPALDANGNLIGLNFDRVWEGTMSDIFYSPEICRNIMVDIRYVLFVVDKFAGAENLIKEMKIVAPKKK, from the coding sequence ATGAAACTTTTAAGATTACTGCTACTACTTTTAGTATTTCAGGTACAAGCGCAACAAGGCGGCATGTGGATTCCTTCGTTATTGAAAGGAATGAACGAAAGCGAAATGAAAAATCTGGGCATGAAAATCAGTGCCGAAGACATTTATTCTGTAAACAAATCCAGTTTAAAAGATGCTGTTCCTCATTTTGACGGTGGTTGTACGGCGGAAGTTATTTCGGACAAAGGATTGATTTTAACCAATCACCACTGTGGTTATGACAACATTCAAAGTCATTCAACCGTTGAGCATGATTACCTAACCAATGGTTTTTGGGCCTATAAAATGGAAGAGGAATTGCCAAACAAAGACTTATTTGTAACCTTTATTATTCGCATAGATGATGTTACTGAAAAAGTGCTTTCCGGAGTTGCCTCATTGACTTCAGAAGCGGATAAACAAAAAAAGATAAAAGACAATATCGCTGAGTTGAGCAAAACTTCTCCCAAAGAATCTTGGCAAGAAAACAGCATCAAGACTTTCTATGACGGAAACCAATATATTTTATTTGTAACGGAGACCTTCCGTGATGTTCGTTTGGTTGGTGCGCCACCTAGTTCTATTGGAAAATTCGGTTCCGATACGGATAATTGGGTTTGGCCTCGTCATACCGGAGATTTCTCTTTGTTTAGAATTTATGCTGACAAAAACAATCGTCCGACTACTTATGCTGCTGATAACGTGCCTTACAAGCCTAAATACTTTTTTCCTATTTCTATCAATGGATTAAAGGAAAATGATTTCACTATGGTTTTAGGTTTTCCGGGAACAACCCGAGAATACTTACCTGCCGTAGCGGTTGAACAAATTGTAAACACATTAAATCCTGCTAAAATAGAAGTTCGCGACGCTACTTTAAAAGTGCAAAATGAATTCATGCGAAAAGACAAAGCCATTAAGATTCAATATGCCGCTAAGAACTCTTCTATATCTAATGCGTGGAAAAAATGGATTGGAGAATCCAAAGGTTTGAAAAAAGCCAATGCAGTAGCAGCAAAAAGACAATTTGAGGTCGATTTTCAAAAGAAAGTGATTGCTGCAGGAAAGCAAGGAGAATACGGAAATTTATTGGCTGATTTTGAGAAAAACTATACTGAAATAAACGACTATGCTTTGGCCAGAGATGTCTTTACAGAAGTCGCTTTGCGAAATACTGAAATACTGAATTTAGGTTACAAATTGTACCAATTAGAACAAATTTACAATACCAAAGGTGAGCAATCCTTCAACGACAGAAGAAACAATTTAATCAATGGATTAGGTGATTTCTATAAAGACTACAACACTACCATTGATGAAAAAGTTTTTGAAAAAACCATTGGCATTTATGCTAATACTTACCCAAAACAATTCTTGCCAAGTACTTTTGAAAATATAAATGCCGCCGTTTTAGCTAATGAAGTATTTACCCAATCGCAATTGGTTACCTATGAAAAAGTCAAAGTATTACTAACCGGCGATAGCAAAACCGTATTAGAAAGCCTCAACAAAGACAAAGGATTTCAGGTTGTAAAAATTATGGCAGACAATTATTTGAAAACTGTAGCGCCAAAATATGATGAAATCAATTTGAGGATAACTGCAACGCAACGAACTTATATGAAAGCCATTTTGGAATTGAGTAAAAAATCAGATAGAATTTTCCCGGATGCCAACAGTACATTCCGCGTAACTTATGGCAAGATTAAAGGCTACAAACCTAATGACGGTGTCATTTACGAACCCTTTACCTATTTGGATGGTGTAATCGAAAAGTACATTCCCGGTGATTATGAATTTGATGTTCCCCAAAAACTAATTGATTTATACAATACCAAAAACTATGGTAATTATGGCGTAAAAGGCAAAATGCCAGTCGCCTTCATTGCAACCAATCATACCACCGGCGGAAATTCCGGAAGTCCGGCACTTGACGCTAATGGAAATTTAATTGGCCTAAATTTTGACCGAGTATGGGAAGGAACGATGAGTGATATTTTTTATTCTCCTGAAATATGCAGAAACATTATGGTTGACATCCGCTATGTACTATTTGTGGTAGATAAATTTGCCGGCGCTGAGAATTTAATCAAAGAAATGAAGATCGTTGCACCAAAGAAAAAATAA
- a CDS encoding DUF1508 domain-containing protein, producing the protein MGTFVITKRLNDFYKFEFVSRKGKTIFTSADYELRFECEEAIEVFRVSVDSHRFLRFKTAKGKCFFKLMNEEKVFAVSRKYSTELMMQKGIDEIIKYASKAEILDFSAGDSIFSDV; encoded by the coding sequence ATGGGCACTTTTGTTATCACTAAAAGATTAAATGACTTCTATAAATTTGAGTTTGTCTCCAGAAAAGGGAAGACAATTTTTACCAGTGCCGATTATGAACTCCGATTTGAGTGTGAAGAAGCTATAGAGGTTTTTAGAGTTTCTGTGGATTCACATCGCTTCCTCAGGTTTAAAACGGCTAAAGGAAAATGTTTTTTTAAATTGATGAATGAAGAAAAAGTTTTTGCTGTCAGCAGAAAGTATTCTACAGAATTGATGATGCAAAAGGGAATTGATGAGATTATTAAGTATGCTTCTAAAGCAGAAATATTGGATTTTTCTGCCGGAGATTCTATTTTCTCAGATGTATAA
- the galE gene encoding UDP-glucose 4-epimerase GalE: MKVVVTGGLGFIGSHTVVELQNQGFEVVVIDNLSNASISVLDGIEKITGKKPFFENIDLREKGSVQNFFQKHSDTVGLIHFAASKAVGESVGNPLLYYENNINTLVYVLQELIALPQANFIFSSSCTVYGQAETMPITEDASVQPAMSPYGNTKQIGEEIIKDVARVTNLSSVLLRYFNPIGAHPSAEIGELPLGVPQNLVPFITQAAIGLRKELSVFGNDYPTVDGTCIRDYIHVVDLAKAHVVALQRLLDKQNLEKVETFNLGTGTGSSVLEVIHAFEKISGQKVQYKIVDRREGDVVQAYANTDKAREILGWNTELSLEDALASAWKWEQKVRS; this comes from the coding sequence ATGAAAGTAGTAGTAACAGGTGGTTTAGGATTTATAGGTTCACATACGGTTGTAGAATTACAGAATCAAGGTTTTGAAGTAGTAGTAATTGATAATTTGTCGAATGCTTCTATTTCAGTTTTAGATGGTATTGAAAAAATTACCGGAAAGAAACCATTTTTTGAAAATATCGATTTAAGAGAAAAAGGCTCGGTTCAAAATTTCTTTCAAAAACACAGTGATACTGTTGGTTTGATTCATTTTGCCGCTTCAAAAGCCGTAGGTGAGAGTGTTGGAAATCCTTTACTATATTACGAAAACAACATCAATACGTTGGTTTATGTATTGCAAGAACTGATAGCATTACCACAAGCTAATTTCATTTTCAGTTCATCATGTACAGTTTACGGTCAAGCCGAAACTATGCCTATCACTGAGGATGCTTCCGTTCAACCCGCAATGTCACCTTATGGAAACACCAAGCAAATAGGAGAAGAAATTATCAAAGACGTTGCCAGAGTAACCAATTTGAGTTCGGTTTTATTGCGTTATTTTAACCCAATCGGAGCGCATCCAAGTGCTGAAATAGGAGAATTGCCGTTAGGTGTTCCACAAAACTTAGTGCCATTTATTACACAAGCAGCGATTGGCTTGCGTAAAGAATTATCGGTTTTTGGGAATGATTACCCAACGGTTGACGGTACTTGTATTCGCGATTATATTCATGTAGTTGATTTGGCAAAAGCTCACGTTGTAGCTTTACAGCGTTTGTTGGACAAACAAAATTTGGAGAAAGTTGAAACGTTTAATTTAGGAACCGGAACAGGAAGTTCGGTTTTAGAAGTGATTCATGCTTTCGAAAAAATATCAGGTCAAAAAGTACAATATAAAATTGTTGACAGAAGAGAAGGCGATGTAGTTCAGGCATATGCCAATACCGATAAAGCAAGGGAGATTTTAGGTTGGAATACGGAATTGTCTTTAGAAGACGCTTTGGCTTCTGCCTGGAAATGGGAACAAAAAGTTAGAAGTTAA
- a CDS encoding 3-deoxy-D-manno-octulosonic acid transferase: MFFLYNVLLVLASQLVKILALFSPKIKLFVNGRKTVFETLSAKINPKDKTIWFHAASLGEYEQGLPVMEKIKKEFPNHKVILTFFSPSGYEVRKNNTIADATVYLPLDTKSNAEQFLKLVHPDLVFFIKYEYWPNYLNELKKRNIETYLISGIFREKQAFFKWYGGFYRNALKTFEYFFVQNESSKKLLQSLGYQNVKISGDTRFDRVVSILDRDNSLDFIKEFKNNTTTIVIGSSWPKDESLLVNFINQADNNVKFIIAPHNIKAEQILELKKSITKKTVLYSEYVETRLIASLQENNVFIIDTIGILTKIYSYADIAYVGGGFGNPGVHNILEPATFGIPIVVGPNYSHFAEATALANMEGCISITNQNQLNDAFDNLILNDDIRHEKGHICETFVQMNKGATDVILKHICNK; the protein is encoded by the coding sequence ATGTTTTTTTTATATAATGTTTTACTGGTTTTGGCGTCACAACTCGTGAAAATATTGGCACTTTTCAGTCCCAAAATAAAGCTGTTTGTCAATGGAAGAAAAACCGTTTTCGAAACTTTATCGGCTAAAATAAATCCGAAAGACAAAACCATTTGGTTTCACGCTGCTTCATTAGGCGAATATGAGCAAGGTTTACCCGTAATGGAAAAAATCAAAAAAGAATTTCCAAATCATAAAGTAATCTTGACGTTTTTTTCGCCTTCCGGTTATGAAGTTCGGAAAAACAATACGATTGCTGATGCTACCGTTTATTTGCCTTTGGACACCAAATCAAATGCCGAACAATTCCTGAAACTCGTTCATCCCGATTTGGTTTTCTTTATCAAATATGAATATTGGCCCAATTATTTGAACGAATTGAAAAAAAGGAACATCGAAACCTATTTAATTTCTGGAATTTTTAGAGAAAAACAAGCCTTTTTCAAATGGTATGGTGGTTTTTACCGAAATGCTCTGAAAACCTTTGAGTACTTTTTTGTTCAAAATGAAAGTTCGAAAAAACTGCTCCAATCTTTGGGCTACCAAAATGTAAAAATCTCAGGCGATACTCGTTTTGACCGAGTGGTTTCGATTTTAGACAGAGACAACTCATTAGATTTCATCAAAGAATTTAAAAATAATACTACGACAATTGTTATTGGAAGTTCATGGCCAAAAGATGAAAGCTTGTTGGTCAATTTCATCAATCAAGCCGATAACAATGTGAAATTCATCATTGCGCCACACAATATCAAAGCCGAACAAATTTTGGAATTGAAAAAATCAATTACCAAGAAAACGGTTTTATATTCGGAATACGTAGAGACGCGATTAATCGCGTCTCTACAAGAAAATAATGTTTTCATCATAGACACCATCGGTATTTTAACCAAAATTTACAGTTATGCTGATATCGCGTATGTTGGCGGCGGTTTTGGTAATCCGGGCGTTCATAACATATTAGAACCGGCGACTTTTGGTATTCCAATTGTCGTTGGCCCTAATTATTCCCATTTTGCGGAAGCGACTGCTTTGGCCAATATGGAAGGTTGTATTTCGATAACGAATCAAAACCAACTTAACGATGCTTTCGACAATTTGATTTTGAATGATGACATTCGTCATGAAAAAGGACATATTTGTGAAACTTTCGTGCAAATGAATAAAGGCGCAACGGATGTGATTTTAAAACATATTTGTAACAAATAA
- a CDS encoding DMT family transporter → MSEKPDFKLLFCLFIVAVVWGTTYLGIRVAVETMQPWYITSVRQGLAALIVLVILLYKRQLAWIGWENFKLQFIPAILMIVLANGFTTIAEQSVSSGLTSILSALSPLVVFLGGTMIGQQKATLKGFLGVIVGFLGVVFIFREGLGDILDPNYKTGILFLSIAILSWSAGTIYTKMHTHKSNNIALNLFYQFSIAAIVQYALALIINPDVDFDAWSSRSILATLYLSVFGSVIAFFAYHYALKRVTAIQVSVLNYINTIIAVFLGWLLLDEVITRDFLIATILIILGVFITNYKRTRGTRAKGELSKAKAEQSGTSNSELTKQAK, encoded by the coding sequence ATGAGTGAAAAACCCGATTTTAAATTACTTTTCTGTCTATTTATAGTAGCGGTAGTTTGGGGTACAACTTATTTGGGTATCAGAGTTGCGGTTGAAACGATGCAACCTTGGTATATCACTTCAGTACGACAAGGTTTAGCGGCTTTGATAGTTTTAGTTATTTTACTTTACAAAAGACAGTTGGCTTGGATTGGATGGGAAAATTTCAAACTCCAATTCATACCGGCGATTTTAATGATTGTCTTAGCCAATGGTTTTACCACCATAGCGGAGCAAAGTGTTTCGAGTGGCTTGACTTCAATATTGAGTGCTTTGTCGCCATTGGTTGTCTTTTTAGGAGGAACGATGATTGGTCAACAAAAGGCTACACTCAAGGGTTTTCTGGGCGTAATTGTTGGTTTTCTGGGTGTGGTTTTTATTTTCAGAGAAGGTTTGGGTGATATTTTGGACCCCAATTATAAAACCGGTATTCTTTTTTTAAGTATTGCAATTCTCTCGTGGTCTGCCGGAACGATTTACACCAAAATGCATACACACAAATCAAACAATATTGCGTTGAATTTGTTTTATCAATTCTCTATTGCAGCCATAGTTCAATATGCTTTAGCGCTAATTATCAATCCGGATGTAGATTTCGATGCTTGGAGTTCGAGAAGCATTTTGGCCACTTTATACCTTTCTGTTTTTGGTTCGGTGATTGCTTTTTTTGCTTATCATTATGCGTTGAAAAGAGTGACCGCTATTCAGGTTTCGGTGCTGAATTATATCAATACCATTATTGCAGTATTCTTAGGTTGGCTGTTATTGGATGAGGTAATTACGCGCGACTTTTTAATTGCAACTATTTTGATTATTTTAGGTGTATTCATTACCAATTATAAGCGAACCCGAGGCACACGAGCCAAAGGCGAACTGAGCAAAGCTAAAGCCGAACAGAGCGGCACGAGCAATAGCGAACTGACGAAGCAAGCTAAATAA
- a CDS encoding DegT/DnrJ/EryC1/StrS aminotransferase family protein: MRKIQMVDLKSQYEKIKDTVNASIQEVLDTTTYINGPLVHEFQKNLEEYLDVKHVIPCANGTDALQIAMMGLDLKPGDEVITADFTFAATVEVIALLQLTPVLVDVDIVNMNISIEAIKKAITPKTKAIVPVHLFGRAANMEAIMAIANEHNLYVIEDNAQAIGANCKFSDGSKKKAGTIGHVSSTSFFPSKNLGCYGDGGAIFTNDDALAHKIRGIVNHGMYVRYHHDVVGVNSRLDSIQAGVLNAKLPLLDAYGKARQDAARKYSAAFEGHKNIIAPMICDNCDCHVFHQYTLRIIDADRNGLMEHLLAKGIPCAIYYPIPLHSQKAYLDSRYKEEDFPVTNQLVKEVISLPMHTELDDEQIKFITDSVLEYLEDKR; encoded by the coding sequence ATGAGAAAAATTCAAATGGTTGACTTAAAAAGTCAATACGAAAAAATAAAAGATACAGTTAACGCTTCGATTCAGGAGGTTTTAGATACTACAACTTACATCAACGGACCATTGGTTCATGAATTCCAAAAGAATTTAGAGGAATATTTAGACGTAAAGCATGTGATTCCATGTGCCAACGGAACCGATGCTTTGCAAATTGCCATGATGGGTTTGGATTTAAAACCCGGCGATGAGGTAATTACAGCCGATTTTACCTTCGCTGCTACCGTTGAAGTGATTGCTTTGTTGCAATTGACTCCGGTTTTAGTCGACGTGGATATTGTGAATATGAATATTTCGATAGAAGCGATTAAGAAAGCGATTACACCGAAAACGAAAGCAATAGTACCGGTACATTTGTTTGGTCGTGCTGCTAACATGGAAGCGATTATGGCGATTGCCAACGAACACAATTTATACGTAATTGAAGACAATGCTCAAGCGATTGGTGCCAATTGTAAATTCTCTGACGGAAGCAAAAAGAAAGCCGGAACTATCGGACATGTGTCTTCTACGTCATTTTTTCCTTCCAAAAATTTAGGTTGTTATGGAGATGGTGGAGCAATTTTTACCAACGACGATGCATTGGCACACAAAATTCGCGGAATAGTAAATCACGGAATGTATGTGCGTTATCACCATGATGTTGTTGGTGTGAATTCCCGTTTGGATAGTATTCAAGCCGGTGTTTTGAACGCCAAATTACCGTTGTTAGATGCTTACGGAAAAGCGCGTCAGGATGCAGCTCGTAAATATTCAGCGGCTTTTGAAGGGCATAAAAACATCATTGCGCCAATGATTTGTGATAATTGTGATTGCCATGTTTTCCACCAATATACATTAAGAATTATCGATGCTGATAGAAATGGTTTGATGGAACATTTATTAGCTAAAGGTATTCCGTGTGCGATTTATTACCCTATTCCGTTGCATTCGCAAAAAGCGTATTTGGATTCGCGTTACAAAGAAGAGGATTTTCCGGTAACCAATCAATTGGTAAAAGAAGTGATTTCATTGCCAATGCATACTGAATTAGACGATGAGCAAATCAAATTCATCACCGATAGCGTTTTAGAATATCTAGAAGATAAGAGATAA
- a CDS encoding DUF1573 domain-containing protein: protein MKKIILLAALVTFGVTTSNAQTAKKAVKKEASKIDAPKVDGPGMLFENETIDYGTIPANSDGKREFVFVNNGNKPLIIESAQGSCGCTVPTKPEKAIQPGEKGSIGVKYDTSRAGQPFTKTVTIKSNAVGQETKVLTIKGNVLPAETKVEPIKS from the coding sequence ATGAAAAAAATAATTTTACTTGCTGCCTTAGTTACTTTTGGCGTTACTACTTCTAATGCTCAAACAGCCAAAAAAGCAGTTAAAAAAGAAGCTTCGAAAATTGACGCTCCCAAAGTAGACGGACCGGGAATGTTATTCGAAAACGAAACTATCGATTACGGAACTATTCCTGCTAATTCTGACGGAAAAAGAGAATTTGTATTCGTAAACAACGGAAACAAACCGTTAATCATTGAAAGTGCTCAAGGTTCTTGCGGATGTACTGTACCAACAAAACCGGAAAAAGCAATTCAACCGGGAGAAAAAGGATCAATTGGAGTTAAATATGATACTTCAAGAGCCGGACAACCTTTTACTAAAACAGTAACTATAAAATCAAACGCTGTAGGTCAAGAAACTAAAGTTCTTACTATTAAAGGTAATGTATTGCCTGCTGAGACTAAAGTTGAGCCTATAAAAAGTTAA
- the mutS gene encoding DNA mismatch repair protein MutS produces MSAKEIQPKETPLMKQYNEIKRKYPDACLLFRVGDFYETFGEDAIRASKILGIVLTKRGAGSETETALAGFPHHSLNTYLPKLVKAGLRVAICDQLEDPKMTKTIVKRGVTELVTPGVSMNDEVLNSRSNNFLASIYFGKKQLGVAFLDVSTGEFLTAQGNEEYIDKLLQNFSPSEILIQKNNKGQFKESFGEDFNVFYLEDWVYKEDYAVETLMNHFQTNSLKGFGVEELPDGIIASGAILYYLSETQHNKVQHITNIQRIAEDAYVWMDRFTIRNLELYHSHSQNAVTLLDVIDRTLSPMGSRLLKRWLALPLKDINKIRSRHEVVSYLKEDQEILQKIQYQIKQISDLERLISKVATGKISPREVIYLKESLDAIIPIKTIALESKQEAVRVIGDNLHACDLLREKIKATLNQDSPVSIAKGNAIATGIHAELDELRNIAFSGKEYLEGIEKRESERTGITSLKISFNNVFGYYIEVRNTHKDKVPPEWIRKQTLVNAERYITEELKEYETKILGAEEKIHQIESHLFEQLVIWIGTYIKQVQLNANLVAQLDCLTSFAQLAIENDYVCPILDDTFELEINNGRHPVIEKQLPVGVPYVANDVFLDRETQQLIMITGPNMSGKSAILRQTALIVLLAQMGSFVPAEKVRMGVVDKIFTRVGASDNISMGESTFMVEMNETASILNNISDRSLVLLDEIGRGTSTYDGISIAWAIAEFLHENPARPKTLFATHYHELNEMSELLPRIQNYNVSVKELKDNVLFIRKLVKGGSAHSFGIHVAKMAGMPQMVIQKAQKLLKKLEKNHSSDALNTIRSSKDEMQLNIFSMDDPLLEEIREDILNLDINTLTPVEALMKLNELKRMLLKK; encoded by the coding sequence TTGTCAGCCAAAGAGATTCAACCCAAGGAAACGCCTTTAATGAAGCAATACAACGAGATAAAAAGAAAGTATCCCGATGCGTGTTTGTTGTTCAGAGTAGGTGATTTTTATGAGACCTTTGGTGAAGATGCGATTCGTGCTTCTAAAATACTCGGTATCGTTTTAACCAAACGTGGCGCAGGTTCGGAAACAGAAACCGCATTGGCCGGATTTCCACACCATTCTTTAAATACCTATTTGCCAAAATTAGTAAAAGCTGGATTACGTGTCGCCATTTGTGATCAATTGGAAGACCCTAAAATGACAAAAACTATTGTCAAACGCGGTGTAACCGAATTGGTAACACCAGGTGTTTCGATGAACGATGAAGTTTTAAATTCTAGGTCGAATAACTTTTTGGCTTCAATTTATTTTGGAAAGAAGCAATTGGGTGTTGCTTTTCTGGATGTTTCTACCGGAGAATTCCTGACAGCGCAAGGCAATGAGGAATACATTGATAAGCTGTTGCAGAATTTTAGTCCGAGTGAGATTTTAATTCAAAAGAACAACAAAGGTCAATTCAAAGAAAGTTTTGGCGAAGATTTTAATGTGTTTTACCTTGAAGATTGGGTTTATAAAGAAGATTATGCGGTAGAAACTTTGATGAATCATTTTCAAACCAATTCCTTAAAAGGTTTTGGTGTAGAAGAATTACCCGATGGCATCATTGCTTCGGGTGCGATTCTTTATTATTTATCAGAAACGCAACACAACAAAGTTCAACATATTACTAATATCCAACGTATAGCCGAAGATGCTTATGTTTGGATGGATCGATTTACCATTCGAAATTTAGAATTATATCATAGTCATTCTCAAAATGCCGTAACGCTTTTGGATGTGATTGACCGAACGCTTTCGCCAATGGGTTCAAGATTGTTGAAACGCTGGTTGGCTTTGCCTTTGAAAGATATCAATAAGATAAGAAGTCGTCACGAAGTGGTTTCTTATTTGAAAGAAGATCAAGAAATCCTTCAAAAAATACAATACCAAATCAAGCAGATTTCCGATTTGGAACGTTTGATTTCAAAAGTCGCTACCGGGAAAATTTCTCCTCGTGAAGTCATTTATTTGAAAGAATCTCTTGATGCCATTATTCCAATAAAGACGATTGCTTTGGAAAGTAAACAAGAGGCTGTTCGGGTTATTGGCGACAATTTGCATGCTTGTGATTTGCTTCGCGAAAAAATAAAAGCCACGCTAAATCAAGATTCTCCGGTTTCAATTGCTAAAGGAAATGCAATCGCGACAGGAATTCATGCCGAATTAGACGAACTGCGCAACATTGCCTTTTCGGGGAAAGAATATTTAGAAGGTATTGAGAAAAGAGAATCAGAGCGCACCGGAATTACTTCTTTGAAGATTTCTTTTAATAACGTCTTTGGGTATTATATAGAAGTCCGTAACACACATAAAGACAAGGTTCCTCCCGAATGGATTAGAAAACAAACTTTAGTCAATGCTGAAAGATACATCACGGAAGAGTTAAAAGAATACGAAACTAAGATTCTCGGCGCCGAAGAAAAAATCCACCAAATCGAAAGCCATTTGTTTGAACAACTCGTGATTTGGATTGGTACTTATATCAAACAAGTACAGTTGAATGCTAATTTGGTTGCCCAATTGGATTGCTTGACTTCTTTTGCGCAATTGGCTATAGAAAATGATTACGTGTGTCCGATTTTGGATGATACATTTGAATTAGAAATCAATAATGGTCGTCATCCTGTGATTGAAAAGCAATTACCCGTTGGCGTTCCTTATGTGGCTAATGATGTTTTCTTAGACAGAGAAACACAACAACTCATTATGATTACCGGGCCGAATATGTCTGGTAAATCCGCAATATTAAGACAAACGGCTTTGATTGTTTTACTGGCGCAAATGGGAAGTTTTGTTCCTGCAGAGAAGGTCAGAATGGGTGTTGTCGATAAAATTTTCACCAGAGTTGGCGCCAGCGATAACATTTCGATGGGTGAATCAACATTTATGGTGGAGATGAATGAAACAGCTTCCATCTTGAATAATATTTCAGATAGAAGTTTGGTTTTGTTAGACGAAATCGGTCGTGGTACGAGTACGTATGACGGAATTTCTATTGCTTGGGCAATAGCCGAGTTTTTACATGAAAATCCGGCAAGACCAAAAACGTTATTTGCTACACATTATCATGAGTTAAATGAAATGAGCGAATTGCTGCCGAGAATTCAGAATTATAATGTTTCGGTAAAAGAGTTAAAAGACAATGTGCTTTTTATCAGAAAGTTGGTTAAAGGCGGTAGTGCTCATAGTTTTGGTATTCACGTTGCTAAAATGGCCGGAATGCCTCAAATGGTAATTCAGAAAGCGCAAAAGCTTTTGAAAAAATTAGAGAAAAATCATTCCAGCGACGCACTCAATACAATTAGATCTTCAAAAGACGAAATGCAGCTCAATATTTTCAGCATGGATGATCCTTTATTGGAAGAAATCAGAGAAGATATCTTGAATTTAGACATCAATACTTTAACGCCGGTGGAAGCTTTAATGAAGCTAAATGAGTTGAAAAGAATGTTATTGAAAAAATAA